From a single Octopus sinensis linkage group LG5, ASM634580v1, whole genome shotgun sequence genomic region:
- the LOC115211799 gene encoding putative E3 ubiquitin-protein ligase UBR7, with translation MAEHEKMSRENVDQEENITMVDFLAEEEKLEADAKAVLGGSDPKNCTYPQGYLSRQALYACSTCTPDPAQPAGICLACSYECHEGHELFELYTKRNFKCDCGNKKFPNRCKLFSEKSDYNELNQYSQNFVGKYCTCKRPYPDPEDDIDDEMFQCVICEDWYHQRHLNADFPEHDDSVEVVCSSCMKKCPFLWAYQAANTAVKIEKCNENVDVDVESHKNKPQSDGCADTKQKKDPEEKKSTQSGESFQKKTEDGNPSDKDNNLNPAEEKCVYRQLQNDDVILKEHSTYWKEGWRSYLCSCSKCLEMYKSHKVAFLLDEKDPISVYEEQGQQVNSNAPTGMDALSKMNRVQQMEVIHGYNDLKSELTDYLKKFADSKKVVREEDIREFFTGLEARKRQRTNTIPSHFCK, from the exons ATGGCGGAACACGAGAAAATGTCGCGGGAAAATGTTGATCAAGAAGAAAACATCACTATGGTAGATTTCCTTGCAGAAGAAGAAAAACTAGAAGCCGATGCAAAAGCTGTTCTAGGTGGCAGTGATCCCAAAAATTGCACTTATCCTCAA GGTTACCTTTCTCGTCAAGCTCTTTATGCTTGTTCTACATGTACTCCTGATCCAGCCCAGCCTGCAGGAATCTGTCTTGCATGCAGTTATGAATGCCATGAGGGTCACGAACTCTTTGAATTGTATACAAAGAG gaATTTTAAATGTGATTGTGGCAATAAAAAATTTCCAAACCGCTGTAAACTGTTTAGT gaAAAATCTGATTATAATGAACTTAATCAATACAGCCAAAATTTTGTTGGTAAATATTGCACTTGTAAGAGGCCTTATCCTGACCCTGAGGATGAT ATTGATGATGAGATGTTCCAATGTGTTATCTGTGAAGATTGGTACCATCAGAGA CATTTGAATGCTGATTTTCCTGAACATGATGATAGTGTAGAGGTTGTATGTAGTAGCTGCATGAAAAAGTGTCCCTTCCTCTGGGCATACCAAGCTGCTAATACAG ctgtaaagatagaaaaatgcaatgaaaatgtTGATGTAGATGTGGAATCTCACAAAAACAAACCTCAGTCTGATGGTTGTGCTGACACTAAACAGAAAAAAGACCCCGAAGAAAAGAAATCAACACAGTCTGGTGAGTCTTTTCAGAAGAAGACTGAAGATGGTAATCCTTCTGACAAAGATAATAACTTG AATCCTGCTGAGGAAAAATGTGTGTACAGACAACTACAAAATGATGATGTTATCTTGAAAGAGCATTCAACATATTGGAAAGAAGGTTGGCGTTCTTATCTGTGTTCATGTTCAAAATGCCTG GAGATGTATAAGAGCCACAAGGTCGCTTTCCTGTTAGATGAGAAGGATCCTATTAGTGTTTATGAAGAACAAGGGCAACAGGTTAACTCTAATGCTCCAACTGGAATGGATGCCCTCTCCAAAATGAACAGAGTCCAACAGATGGAAGTGATCCATG gaTATAATGACTTAAAATCTGAGCTGACAGACTACCTAAAGAAATTTGCCGATTCCAAGAAG gttGTAAGAGAAGAAGATATCAGAGAATTCTTCACAGGTTTAGAAGCTAGAAAACGCCAGAGGACCAATACTATCCCTTCCCATTTCTGCAAATAA